From Anopheles darlingi chromosome 2, idAnoDarlMG_H_01, whole genome shotgun sequence, the proteins below share one genomic window:
- the LOC125947853 gene encoding protein TRC8 homolog isoform X4, with translation MSVVRTKVLGLVDVIMRVPSLFIIDEILKMGLGVPLAKTPLQSANHTTQLQPSMLLMPSAEEDRGGVEDNIELYKFISMSVLRFLLCSFGAISATCVFMLWTRHLVIVYMYVISVGLIFLSYWSNVSALSLISDSPSLLEDMLSLNTERLLDPGGVLFSILPHLVAQWLMGVIFAYIHLGPRYKITQKALPISFLMPLLLAMLPLPSVVLKHSPAFAAVLPLVLSKIALWSSSFDVVKTILSGYQHARAYAGNFGIATLIENEWQRLNVPSVLRVFWSIRIAEHLISLLMSSDAPLYFAATMKTLLVSGCETLTAVLGMTSIISLICHYIGKMVQLFLLSEDYDEDKSIGTVSAILFYILALQTGLTSLSPDKRFVRLCRNMCLLVTALLHFLHNIVAPILMSLSAARNPSRKRHARALMVCAFLLIAPSSLLAVLWSRHTLSTWLLAVTAFSVEVIVKVLVSLATYTLFLLDARRHTFWEKLDDYVYYIRAFGNSVEFCFGIFLFFNGAWILIFESETIPIGGAIRALMMGIHAYFNIWCEARAGWGVFMKRRTAVHKISSLPEASVSQLRHFDDVCAICYQEMTSAKITRCNHYFHSVCLRKWLYVQDRCPLCHEIIMNQDGSPGEETVPDEHVNENEHAPDAASQASHQNSLQGANSIPSTTNAAGRQSTTSPSPIAKDSQKSAVASAVVAPKGESMSHSYSSSAESSSSSSSSSSSSSAAGEIGSSGSTGTPQQMQSIGNLSQSTPINDAPSRAQMEFLSGRIASEPTTASSASGTSEQRTAPDHRSSVSMKSEYLDDVQ, from the exons ATGTCTGTGGTGCGAACGAAAGTTCTCGGTTTGGTGGACGTGATTATGCGAGTGCCGAGCTTGTTTATCATCGACGAAATCCTCAAGATGGGCTTGGGCGTTCCGCTAGCCAAAACTCCTCTTCAGTCGGCCAACCACACGACCCAGCTGCAGCCTTCGATGCTGTTAATGCCTTCCGCCGAGGAAGACCGAGGAGGGGTGGAGGACAACATCGAGCTCTACAAATTCATCTCGATGTCCGTGCTGAGGTTCCTGCTCTGCTCGTTCG GTGCTATCAGTGCAACATGCGTGTTTATGCTCTGGACAAGACATTTAGTAATAGTATATATGTACGTGATATCCGTCGGATTGATATTCTTGTCGTACTGGAGCAATGTCTCAGCCTTGTCGCTAATATCGGACAGTCCCAGCCTACTCGAGGACATGCTATCACTGAACACGGAACGTTTGCTCGATCCCGGTGGCGTACTATTTTCGATACTACCGCATCTGGTCGCGCAATGGCTCATGGGAGTCATCTTCGCCTATATTCATCTGGGACCTAG GTATAAAATCACGCAAAAGGCCCTACCGATTAGTTTCCTGATGCCACTGCTGCTTGCCATGCTTCCACTGCCCTCGGTGGTTCTGAAGCATTCTCCAGCGTTTGCCGCAGTATTGCCACTGGTACTGTCGAAAATTGCGCTTTGGAGTTCATCCTTCGATGTTGTCAAAACGATCCTTAGCGGATACCAACACGCGAGGGCTTACGCAGGGAATTTTGGTATCGCCACGCTCATCGAAAACGAATGGCAGCGACTCAACGTACCGTCCGTGCTGCGCGTTTTCTGGAGCATCCGTATAGCCGAACATTTGATCAGTCTGCTGATGTCTTCGGACGCGCCGCTTTACTTTGCGGCCACGATGAAGACGCTGCTGGTGAGCGGCTGTGAAACGCTGACCGCCGTTCTCGGGATGACCAGCATTATCTCGCTCATCTGCCACTACATCGGCAAGATGGTGCAGCTATTCCTGCTTTCCGAGGACTACGACGAGGACAAATCGATTGGTACGGTCTCGGCAATACTGTTCTACATTCTGGCGCTCCAAACAGGTCTGACCTCGCTGTCGCCAGACAAACGCTTCGTTAGATTGTGCCGCAATATGTGTTTGCTGGTGACGGCTTTGTTGCACTTTCTGCACAACATAGTTGCACCCATACTAATGTCACTGAGTGCCGCCCGCAACCCTTCGCG AAAGCGACACGCACGTGCGTTAATGGTGTGTGCTTTCCTTCTAATCGCACCGAGCTCACTGCTCGCTGTGTTATGGTCACGCCACACACTTTCTACGTGGCTACTAGCCGTCACGGCTTTCTCGGTGGAAGTGATCGTAAAG GTATTGGTTAGTTTAGCAACCTACACCCTCTTCCTGCTCGATGCCCGGCGTCATACGTTCTGGGAGAAGCTGGACGACTATGTGTACTACATCCGCGCATTCGGTAATTCAGTGGAGTTTTGCTTTGgtattttcctgtttttcaaTGGAGCTTGGATATTGATATTCGAATCCG AAACGATTCCCATAGGCGGTGCTATACGCGCACTGATGATGGGCATCCACGCGTACTTCAACATCTGGTGCGAGGCCCGAGCTGGTTGGGGTGTGTTTATGAAGCGCCGGACAGCTGTGCACAAGATATCATCCCTTCCTGAGGCGTCCGTCTCCCAATTGAGACATTTTGATGACGTGTGTGCTATTTGCTACCAG GAAATGACGTCTGCCAAGATCACACGTTGCAATCACTACTTTCACAGTGTATGTCTGCGAAAGTGGCTTTACGTGCAAGACCGATGCCCGTTGTGTCATGAGATCATTATGAACCAGGATGGAAGCCCCGGTGAAGAGACCGTCCCCGATGAGCATGTGAACGAAAATGAGCAT GCACCAGATGCGGCCTCGCAGGCGTCGCATCAAAATAGTCTTCAAGGCGCTAATAGCATCCCGAGCACGACTAACGCCGCAGGGAGACAATCGACAACGAGTCCTTCGCCTATAGCGAAAGACAGCCAGAAAAGCGCCGTTGCATCTGCTGTGGTAGCTCCTAAGGGCGAAAGCATGTCGCATAGCTATTCCTCTAGTGCcgagagtagcagcagcagcagcagcagcagcagcagcagtagtgcagcTGGAGAGATTGGAAGCAGTGGGAGTACAGGAACT ccgcaacagaTGCAATCAATCGGCAACCTTAGTCAGTCCACTCCTATCAATGATGCGCCTTCTAGAGCGCAAATGGAGTTTCTTTCAGGACGGATAGCCTCAGAACCAACAACGGCATCGTCGGCATCTGGTACTTCCGAACAGCGGACGGCACctgatcatcgatcatcagtTTCGATGAAGAGTGAATACCTCGACGATGTACAATAG
- the LOC125947853 gene encoding protein TRC8 homolog isoform X2, translating into MSVVRTKVLGLVDVIMRVPSLFIIDEILKMGLGVPLAKTPLQSANHTTQLQPSMLLMPSAEEDRGGVEDNIELYKFISMSVLRFLLCSFGAISATCVFMLWTRHLVIVYMYVISVGLIFLSYWSNVSALSLISDSPSLLEDMLSLNTERLLDPGGVLFSILPHLVAQWLMGVIFAYIHLGPRYKITQKALPISFLMPLLLAMLPLPSVVLKHSPAFAAVLPLVLSKIALWSSSFDVVKTILSGYQHARAYAGNFGIATLIENEWQRLNVPSVLRVFWSIRIAEHLISLLMSSDAPLYFAATMKTLLVSGCETLTAVLGMTSIISLICHYIGKMVQLFLLSEDYDEDKSIGTVSAILFYILALQTGLTSLSPDKRFVRLCRNMCLLVTALLHFLHNIVAPILMSLSAARNPSRKRHARALMVCAFLLIAPSSLLAVLWSRHTLSTWLLAVTAFSVEVIVKVLVSLATYTLFLLDARRHTFWEKLDDYVYYIRAFGNSVEFCFGIFLFFNGAWILIFESGGAIRALMMGIHAYFNIWCEARAGWGVFMKRRTAVHKISSLPEASVSQLRHFDDVCAICYQEMTSAKITRCNHYFHSVCLRKWLYVQDRCPLCHEIIMNQDGSPGEETVPDEHVNENEHAPDAASQASHQNSLQGANSIPSTTNAAGRQSTTSPSPIAKDSQKSAVASAVVAPKGESMSHSYSSSAESSSSSSSSSSSSSAAGEIGSSGSTGTVGGSLSYRPLGSASTLSFSFRHRHVLLQQQPQQMQSIGNLSQSTPINDAPSRAQMEFLSGRIASEPTTASSASGTSEQRTAPDHRSSVSMKSEYLDDVQ; encoded by the exons ATGTCTGTGGTGCGAACGAAAGTTCTCGGTTTGGTGGACGTGATTATGCGAGTGCCGAGCTTGTTTATCATCGACGAAATCCTCAAGATGGGCTTGGGCGTTCCGCTAGCCAAAACTCCTCTTCAGTCGGCCAACCACACGACCCAGCTGCAGCCTTCGATGCTGTTAATGCCTTCCGCCGAGGAAGACCGAGGAGGGGTGGAGGACAACATCGAGCTCTACAAATTCATCTCGATGTCCGTGCTGAGGTTCCTGCTCTGCTCGTTCG GTGCTATCAGTGCAACATGCGTGTTTATGCTCTGGACAAGACATTTAGTAATAGTATATATGTACGTGATATCCGTCGGATTGATATTCTTGTCGTACTGGAGCAATGTCTCAGCCTTGTCGCTAATATCGGACAGTCCCAGCCTACTCGAGGACATGCTATCACTGAACACGGAACGTTTGCTCGATCCCGGTGGCGTACTATTTTCGATACTACCGCATCTGGTCGCGCAATGGCTCATGGGAGTCATCTTCGCCTATATTCATCTGGGACCTAG GTATAAAATCACGCAAAAGGCCCTACCGATTAGTTTCCTGATGCCACTGCTGCTTGCCATGCTTCCACTGCCCTCGGTGGTTCTGAAGCATTCTCCAGCGTTTGCCGCAGTATTGCCACTGGTACTGTCGAAAATTGCGCTTTGGAGTTCATCCTTCGATGTTGTCAAAACGATCCTTAGCGGATACCAACACGCGAGGGCTTACGCAGGGAATTTTGGTATCGCCACGCTCATCGAAAACGAATGGCAGCGACTCAACGTACCGTCCGTGCTGCGCGTTTTCTGGAGCATCCGTATAGCCGAACATTTGATCAGTCTGCTGATGTCTTCGGACGCGCCGCTTTACTTTGCGGCCACGATGAAGACGCTGCTGGTGAGCGGCTGTGAAACGCTGACCGCCGTTCTCGGGATGACCAGCATTATCTCGCTCATCTGCCACTACATCGGCAAGATGGTGCAGCTATTCCTGCTTTCCGAGGACTACGACGAGGACAAATCGATTGGTACGGTCTCGGCAATACTGTTCTACATTCTGGCGCTCCAAACAGGTCTGACCTCGCTGTCGCCAGACAAACGCTTCGTTAGATTGTGCCGCAATATGTGTTTGCTGGTGACGGCTTTGTTGCACTTTCTGCACAACATAGTTGCACCCATACTAATGTCACTGAGTGCCGCCCGCAACCCTTCGCG AAAGCGACACGCACGTGCGTTAATGGTGTGTGCTTTCCTTCTAATCGCACCGAGCTCACTGCTCGCTGTGTTATGGTCACGCCACACACTTTCTACGTGGCTACTAGCCGTCACGGCTTTCTCGGTGGAAGTGATCGTAAAG GTATTGGTTAGTTTAGCAACCTACACCCTCTTCCTGCTCGATGCCCGGCGTCATACGTTCTGGGAGAAGCTGGACGACTATGTGTACTACATCCGCGCATTCGGTAATTCAGTGGAGTTTTGCTTTGgtattttcctgtttttcaaTGGAGCTTGGATATTGATATTCGAATCCG GCGGTGCTATACGCGCACTGATGATGGGCATCCACGCGTACTTCAACATCTGGTGCGAGGCCCGAGCTGGTTGGGGTGTGTTTATGAAGCGCCGGACAGCTGTGCACAAGATATCATCCCTTCCTGAGGCGTCCGTCTCCCAATTGAGACATTTTGATGACGTGTGTGCTATTTGCTACCAG GAAATGACGTCTGCCAAGATCACACGTTGCAATCACTACTTTCACAGTGTATGTCTGCGAAAGTGGCTTTACGTGCAAGACCGATGCCCGTTGTGTCATGAGATCATTATGAACCAGGATGGAAGCCCCGGTGAAGAGACCGTCCCCGATGAGCATGTGAACGAAAATGAGCAT GCACCAGATGCGGCCTCGCAGGCGTCGCATCAAAATAGTCTTCAAGGCGCTAATAGCATCCCGAGCACGACTAACGCCGCAGGGAGACAATCGACAACGAGTCCTTCGCCTATAGCGAAAGACAGCCAGAAAAGCGCCGTTGCATCTGCTGTGGTAGCTCCTAAGGGCGAAAGCATGTCGCATAGCTATTCCTCTAGTGCcgagagtagcagcagcagcagcagcagcagcagcagcagtagtgcagcTGGAGAGATTGGAAGCAGTGGGAGTACAGGAACTGTAGGTGGATCCCTATCTTATCGACCGCTAGGCTCGGCTTCAacgctttctttctcgtttCGGCACCGCCATGTTCtactgcaacagcagccgcaacagaTGCAATCAATCGGCAACCTTAGTCAGTCCACTCCTATCAATGATGCGCCTTCTAGAGCGCAAATGGAGTTTCTTTCAGGACGGATAGCCTCAGAACCAACAACGGCATCGTCGGCATCTGGTACTTCCGAACAGCGGACGGCACctgatcatcgatcatcagtTTCGATGAAGAGTGAATACCTCGACGATGTACAATAG
- the LOC125947853 gene encoding protein TRC8 homolog isoform X3 → MSVVRTKVLGLVDVIMRVPSLFIIDEILKMGLGVPLAKTPLQSANHTTQLQPSMLLMPSAEEDRGGVEDNIELYKFISMSVLRFLLCSFGAISATCVFMLWTRHLVIVYMYVISVGLIFLSYWSNVSALSLISDSPSLLEDMLSLNTERLLDPGGVLFSILPHLVAQWLMGVIFAYIHLGPRYKITQKALPISFLMPLLLAMLPLPSVVLKHSPAFAAVLPLVLSKIALWSSSFDVVKTILSGYQHARAYAGNFGIATLIENEWQRLNVPSVLRVFWSIRIAEHLISLLMSSDAPLYFAATMKTLLVSGCETLTAVLGMTSIISLICHYIGKMVQLFLLSEDYDEDKSIGTVSAILFYILALQTGLTSLSPDKRFVRLCRNMCLLVTALLHFLHNIVAPILMSLSAARNPSRKRHARALMVCAFLLIAPSSLLAVLWSRHTLSTWLLAVTAFSVEVIVKVLVSLATYTLFLLDARRHTFWEKLDDYVYYIRAFGNSVEFCFGIFLFFNGAWILIFESETIPIGGAIRALMMGIHAYFNIWCEARAGWGVFMKRRTAVHKISSLPEASVSQLRHFDDVCAICYQEMTSAKITRCNHYFHSVCLRKWLYVQDRCPLCHEIIMNQDGSPGEETVPDEHVNENEHAPDAASQASHQNSLQGANSIPSTTNAAGRQSTTSPSPIAKDSQKSAVASAVVAPKGESMSHSYSSSAESSSSSSSSSSSSSAAGEIGSSGSTGTQPQQMQSIGNLSQSTPINDAPSRAQMEFLSGRIASEPTTASSASGTSEQRTAPDHRSSVSMKSEYLDDVQ, encoded by the exons ATGTCTGTGGTGCGAACGAAAGTTCTCGGTTTGGTGGACGTGATTATGCGAGTGCCGAGCTTGTTTATCATCGACGAAATCCTCAAGATGGGCTTGGGCGTTCCGCTAGCCAAAACTCCTCTTCAGTCGGCCAACCACACGACCCAGCTGCAGCCTTCGATGCTGTTAATGCCTTCCGCCGAGGAAGACCGAGGAGGGGTGGAGGACAACATCGAGCTCTACAAATTCATCTCGATGTCCGTGCTGAGGTTCCTGCTCTGCTCGTTCG GTGCTATCAGTGCAACATGCGTGTTTATGCTCTGGACAAGACATTTAGTAATAGTATATATGTACGTGATATCCGTCGGATTGATATTCTTGTCGTACTGGAGCAATGTCTCAGCCTTGTCGCTAATATCGGACAGTCCCAGCCTACTCGAGGACATGCTATCACTGAACACGGAACGTTTGCTCGATCCCGGTGGCGTACTATTTTCGATACTACCGCATCTGGTCGCGCAATGGCTCATGGGAGTCATCTTCGCCTATATTCATCTGGGACCTAG GTATAAAATCACGCAAAAGGCCCTACCGATTAGTTTCCTGATGCCACTGCTGCTTGCCATGCTTCCACTGCCCTCGGTGGTTCTGAAGCATTCTCCAGCGTTTGCCGCAGTATTGCCACTGGTACTGTCGAAAATTGCGCTTTGGAGTTCATCCTTCGATGTTGTCAAAACGATCCTTAGCGGATACCAACACGCGAGGGCTTACGCAGGGAATTTTGGTATCGCCACGCTCATCGAAAACGAATGGCAGCGACTCAACGTACCGTCCGTGCTGCGCGTTTTCTGGAGCATCCGTATAGCCGAACATTTGATCAGTCTGCTGATGTCTTCGGACGCGCCGCTTTACTTTGCGGCCACGATGAAGACGCTGCTGGTGAGCGGCTGTGAAACGCTGACCGCCGTTCTCGGGATGACCAGCATTATCTCGCTCATCTGCCACTACATCGGCAAGATGGTGCAGCTATTCCTGCTTTCCGAGGACTACGACGAGGACAAATCGATTGGTACGGTCTCGGCAATACTGTTCTACATTCTGGCGCTCCAAACAGGTCTGACCTCGCTGTCGCCAGACAAACGCTTCGTTAGATTGTGCCGCAATATGTGTTTGCTGGTGACGGCTTTGTTGCACTTTCTGCACAACATAGTTGCACCCATACTAATGTCACTGAGTGCCGCCCGCAACCCTTCGCG AAAGCGACACGCACGTGCGTTAATGGTGTGTGCTTTCCTTCTAATCGCACCGAGCTCACTGCTCGCTGTGTTATGGTCACGCCACACACTTTCTACGTGGCTACTAGCCGTCACGGCTTTCTCGGTGGAAGTGATCGTAAAG GTATTGGTTAGTTTAGCAACCTACACCCTCTTCCTGCTCGATGCCCGGCGTCATACGTTCTGGGAGAAGCTGGACGACTATGTGTACTACATCCGCGCATTCGGTAATTCAGTGGAGTTTTGCTTTGgtattttcctgtttttcaaTGGAGCTTGGATATTGATATTCGAATCCG AAACGATTCCCATAGGCGGTGCTATACGCGCACTGATGATGGGCATCCACGCGTACTTCAACATCTGGTGCGAGGCCCGAGCTGGTTGGGGTGTGTTTATGAAGCGCCGGACAGCTGTGCACAAGATATCATCCCTTCCTGAGGCGTCCGTCTCCCAATTGAGACATTTTGATGACGTGTGTGCTATTTGCTACCAG GAAATGACGTCTGCCAAGATCACACGTTGCAATCACTACTTTCACAGTGTATGTCTGCGAAAGTGGCTTTACGTGCAAGACCGATGCCCGTTGTGTCATGAGATCATTATGAACCAGGATGGAAGCCCCGGTGAAGAGACCGTCCCCGATGAGCATGTGAACGAAAATGAGCAT GCACCAGATGCGGCCTCGCAGGCGTCGCATCAAAATAGTCTTCAAGGCGCTAATAGCATCCCGAGCACGACTAACGCCGCAGGGAGACAATCGACAACGAGTCCTTCGCCTATAGCGAAAGACAGCCAGAAAAGCGCCGTTGCATCTGCTGTGGTAGCTCCTAAGGGCGAAAGCATGTCGCATAGCTATTCCTCTAGTGCcgagagtagcagcagcagcagcagcagcagcagcagcagtagtgcagcTGGAGAGATTGGAAGCAGTGGGAGTACAGGAACT cagccgcaacagaTGCAATCAATCGGCAACCTTAGTCAGTCCACTCCTATCAATGATGCGCCTTCTAGAGCGCAAATGGAGTTTCTTTCAGGACGGATAGCCTCAGAACCAACAACGGCATCGTCGGCATCTGGTACTTCCGAACAGCGGACGGCACctgatcatcgatcatcagtTTCGATGAAGAGTGAATACCTCGACGATGTACAATAG
- the LOC125947853 gene encoding protein TRC8 homolog isoform X1 produces the protein MSVVRTKVLGLVDVIMRVPSLFIIDEILKMGLGVPLAKTPLQSANHTTQLQPSMLLMPSAEEDRGGVEDNIELYKFISMSVLRFLLCSFGAISATCVFMLWTRHLVIVYMYVISVGLIFLSYWSNVSALSLISDSPSLLEDMLSLNTERLLDPGGVLFSILPHLVAQWLMGVIFAYIHLGPRYKITQKALPISFLMPLLLAMLPLPSVVLKHSPAFAAVLPLVLSKIALWSSSFDVVKTILSGYQHARAYAGNFGIATLIENEWQRLNVPSVLRVFWSIRIAEHLISLLMSSDAPLYFAATMKTLLVSGCETLTAVLGMTSIISLICHYIGKMVQLFLLSEDYDEDKSIGTVSAILFYILALQTGLTSLSPDKRFVRLCRNMCLLVTALLHFLHNIVAPILMSLSAARNPSRKRHARALMVCAFLLIAPSSLLAVLWSRHTLSTWLLAVTAFSVEVIVKVLVSLATYTLFLLDARRHTFWEKLDDYVYYIRAFGNSVEFCFGIFLFFNGAWILIFESETIPIGGAIRALMMGIHAYFNIWCEARAGWGVFMKRRTAVHKISSLPEASVSQLRHFDDVCAICYQEMTSAKITRCNHYFHSVCLRKWLYVQDRCPLCHEIIMNQDGSPGEETVPDEHVNENEHAPDAASQASHQNSLQGANSIPSTTNAAGRQSTTSPSPIAKDSQKSAVASAVVAPKGESMSHSYSSSAESSSSSSSSSSSSSAAGEIGSSGSTGTVGGSLSYRPLGSASTLSFSFRHRHVLLQQQPQQMQSIGNLSQSTPINDAPSRAQMEFLSGRIASEPTTASSASGTSEQRTAPDHRSSVSMKSEYLDDVQ, from the exons ATGTCTGTGGTGCGAACGAAAGTTCTCGGTTTGGTGGACGTGATTATGCGAGTGCCGAGCTTGTTTATCATCGACGAAATCCTCAAGATGGGCTTGGGCGTTCCGCTAGCCAAAACTCCTCTTCAGTCGGCCAACCACACGACCCAGCTGCAGCCTTCGATGCTGTTAATGCCTTCCGCCGAGGAAGACCGAGGAGGGGTGGAGGACAACATCGAGCTCTACAAATTCATCTCGATGTCCGTGCTGAGGTTCCTGCTCTGCTCGTTCG GTGCTATCAGTGCAACATGCGTGTTTATGCTCTGGACAAGACATTTAGTAATAGTATATATGTACGTGATATCCGTCGGATTGATATTCTTGTCGTACTGGAGCAATGTCTCAGCCTTGTCGCTAATATCGGACAGTCCCAGCCTACTCGAGGACATGCTATCACTGAACACGGAACGTTTGCTCGATCCCGGTGGCGTACTATTTTCGATACTACCGCATCTGGTCGCGCAATGGCTCATGGGAGTCATCTTCGCCTATATTCATCTGGGACCTAG GTATAAAATCACGCAAAAGGCCCTACCGATTAGTTTCCTGATGCCACTGCTGCTTGCCATGCTTCCACTGCCCTCGGTGGTTCTGAAGCATTCTCCAGCGTTTGCCGCAGTATTGCCACTGGTACTGTCGAAAATTGCGCTTTGGAGTTCATCCTTCGATGTTGTCAAAACGATCCTTAGCGGATACCAACACGCGAGGGCTTACGCAGGGAATTTTGGTATCGCCACGCTCATCGAAAACGAATGGCAGCGACTCAACGTACCGTCCGTGCTGCGCGTTTTCTGGAGCATCCGTATAGCCGAACATTTGATCAGTCTGCTGATGTCTTCGGACGCGCCGCTTTACTTTGCGGCCACGATGAAGACGCTGCTGGTGAGCGGCTGTGAAACGCTGACCGCCGTTCTCGGGATGACCAGCATTATCTCGCTCATCTGCCACTACATCGGCAAGATGGTGCAGCTATTCCTGCTTTCCGAGGACTACGACGAGGACAAATCGATTGGTACGGTCTCGGCAATACTGTTCTACATTCTGGCGCTCCAAACAGGTCTGACCTCGCTGTCGCCAGACAAACGCTTCGTTAGATTGTGCCGCAATATGTGTTTGCTGGTGACGGCTTTGTTGCACTTTCTGCACAACATAGTTGCACCCATACTAATGTCACTGAGTGCCGCCCGCAACCCTTCGCG AAAGCGACACGCACGTGCGTTAATGGTGTGTGCTTTCCTTCTAATCGCACCGAGCTCACTGCTCGCTGTGTTATGGTCACGCCACACACTTTCTACGTGGCTACTAGCCGTCACGGCTTTCTCGGTGGAAGTGATCGTAAAG GTATTGGTTAGTTTAGCAACCTACACCCTCTTCCTGCTCGATGCCCGGCGTCATACGTTCTGGGAGAAGCTGGACGACTATGTGTACTACATCCGCGCATTCGGTAATTCAGTGGAGTTTTGCTTTGgtattttcctgtttttcaaTGGAGCTTGGATATTGATATTCGAATCCG AAACGATTCCCATAGGCGGTGCTATACGCGCACTGATGATGGGCATCCACGCGTACTTCAACATCTGGTGCGAGGCCCGAGCTGGTTGGGGTGTGTTTATGAAGCGCCGGACAGCTGTGCACAAGATATCATCCCTTCCTGAGGCGTCCGTCTCCCAATTGAGACATTTTGATGACGTGTGTGCTATTTGCTACCAG GAAATGACGTCTGCCAAGATCACACGTTGCAATCACTACTTTCACAGTGTATGTCTGCGAAAGTGGCTTTACGTGCAAGACCGATGCCCGTTGTGTCATGAGATCATTATGAACCAGGATGGAAGCCCCGGTGAAGAGACCGTCCCCGATGAGCATGTGAACGAAAATGAGCAT GCACCAGATGCGGCCTCGCAGGCGTCGCATCAAAATAGTCTTCAAGGCGCTAATAGCATCCCGAGCACGACTAACGCCGCAGGGAGACAATCGACAACGAGTCCTTCGCCTATAGCGAAAGACAGCCAGAAAAGCGCCGTTGCATCTGCTGTGGTAGCTCCTAAGGGCGAAAGCATGTCGCATAGCTATTCCTCTAGTGCcgagagtagcagcagcagcagcagcagcagcagcagcagtagtgcagcTGGAGAGATTGGAAGCAGTGGGAGTACAGGAACTGTAGGTGGATCCCTATCTTATCGACCGCTAGGCTCGGCTTCAacgctttctttctcgtttCGGCACCGCCATGTTCtactgcaacagcagccgcaacagaTGCAATCAATCGGCAACCTTAGTCAGTCCACTCCTATCAATGATGCGCCTTCTAGAGCGCAAATGGAGTTTCTTTCAGGACGGATAGCCTCAGAACCAACAACGGCATCGTCGGCATCTGGTACTTCCGAACAGCGGACGGCACctgatcatcgatcatcagtTTCGATGAAGAGTGAATACCTCGACGATGTACAATAG
- the LOC125947877 gene encoding CDP-diacylglycerol--inositol 3-phosphatidyltransferase, with translation MEVEKEKENIYLFVPNIIGYARIVLAIVSFYYMPTNYVVASWCYIISVLLDALDGHAARHFNQSTKFGAMLDQLTDRCGTCGLLVTLSYFYPKYMFWFQMSMAIDVACHWFYLHTTVLQGKTSHKFIDMSGNPIMRVYYTNRTVLGFMCLFNELFYAALYLLHFTPGPLIAGFSTFKLLAIVSFPVAVVKTGISVIHGFVASCNIGVIDVAEREAQRERESKKKPQ, from the exons atggaagtggagaaagagaaagaaaacatctaTTTGTTCGTCCCCAACATCATCG GTTACGCGCGAATAGTGCTGGCCATCGTTTCCTTTTATTATATGCCAACAAACTATGTGGTGGCCAGCTGGTGCTACATCATCAGCGTTCTGCTGGATGCCCTCGACGGCCACGCAGCTcgccatttcaatcaat CTACAAAGTTCGGAGCAATGCTGGACCAGCTGACGGACCGCTGCGGAACGTGCGGGCTGCTCGTTACACTAAGCTACTTCTACCCGAAGTATATGTTCTGGTTCCAGATGTCGATGGCAATCGATGTGGCATGCCATTGGTTCTACTTGCATAC GACGGTCCTTCAAGGCAAGACGTCGCACAAGTTCATCGACATGTCTGGCAATCCAATTATGCGTGTTTACTACACGAACCGCACAGTGCTCGGCTTCATGTGTCTGTTCAATGAACTCTTCTATGCGGCCTTGTACTTGCTGCACTTCACGCCCGGTCCGTTGATAGCCGGTTTTTCCACGTTCAAGCTGCTGGCGATTGTTTCGTTCCCGGTAGCCGTTGTTAAAACCGGCATTTCCGTCATACACGGTTTCGTCGCCAGCTGTAACATCGGAGTGATCGATGTTGCGGAACGAGAGGCTCAACGTGAACGGGAATCCAAGAAGAAGCCGCAGTAA